The proteins below come from a single Oncorhynchus tshawytscha isolate Ot180627B linkage group LG22, Otsh_v2.0, whole genome shotgun sequence genomic window:
- the LOC112221890 gene encoding syntaphilin-like isoform X2 translates to MGCLGSPENDVGCPSLSHLPSFPLGASSRWSTPMSLPQSRKPSAGQRRQPVATSSGRHSYSDASNANTYPGRASEGSPTARTYPGTPKHQVKHATCSDNHGIWPPTPEQYLTPLQQKEVCIRHLRARLRENVQRLQHRDSEIAEMKTQLCRMQEDWIVEECHRVEAQLALKQARREIQHLHEVVETVRSNLGTPEKAPYDKKPYLSPQRPRPTKSRSCGCSPASTLSRSTAHTRLSSEALYVDRNGNAPGPDLRAAAQVERGRTHLLLEAALLSEQQTPSGPALVHGPSSTMPRSSTYERLCSGGAVLPVSHSCQSLSNSCRCSGHTYLPHHHLFLHLPQEEPSAAVAAAAAIPVREAKPEVRSQACSPTMTWVSEEGGGEELSIISLATTNITPAYSEQQLFPPSLSFSPPPQLSYSLEPLSPDGHVEMTMMPTVAQTCQPKPGPMLSPERQGGVTGVEAVEVDGENVVGGEEGVDGAPQRNFWSRYFLVDLLAVAMPVVPTVAWLCHGAPREVMPVYHIGSLLRGCCAVALLSLRRGGRGPTSMNGASNI, encoded by the exons ATGGGATGTTTAGGTTCACCGGAAAATGATGTTGGCTG TCCATCTTTGAGCCATCTTCCTAGTTTTCCTCTTGGAGCCAGCAGCAGGTGGTCCACACCCATGTCACTCCCTCAAAGCCGGAAGCCCTCTGCAGGACAGCGCAG GCAGCCAGTGGCCACTAGCAGTGGGCGCCATTCCTATAGCGATGCCTCCAATGCCAACACTTACCCCGGCAGGGCTAGTGAGGGTAGTCCTACAGCCCGGACATATCCTGGCACACCTAA GCATCAGGTGAAGCATGCAACCTGCAGTGATAACCATGGGATTTGGCCCCCCACACCAGAGCAGTACCTCACCCCGCTGCAGCAGAAGGAGGTGTGTATCAGACACCTGCGAGCCAGGCTGAGGGAGAATGTCCAGAGGCTGCAGCACAG ggaCAGTGAGATAGCTGAGATGAAGACCCAGCTGTGTCGGATGCAGGAGGACTGGATAGTGGAAGAGTGTCACCGTGTCGAGGCCCAGCTGGCTCTGAAGCAGGCGCGCAGGGAGATCCAGCACCTGCACGAGGTCGTGGAGACAGTACGATCAAATCTCGGCACCCCAGAAAAAGCCCCCTATGACAAAAAGCCATACCTCTCACCGCAGAGACCCCGGCCTACAAAGTCCCGCTCCTGTGGGTGCTCCCCAGCCAGCACCCTGAGCCGCAGCACCGCCCACACCCGGCTGAGCAGTGAGGCCCTCTATGTGGACCGTAATGGAAACGCCCCAGGGCCTGACCTGCGTGCAGCGGCACAGGTAGAAAGGGGGCGGACCCACCTGCTTCTGGAGGCGGCCCTTCTGTCAGAGCAGCAAACCCCGTCTGGCCCCGCCCTGGTCCACGGCCCCTCCTCTACCATGCCACGCTCCTCCACCTACGAGAGGCTTtgcagtggaggggctgtgctgccCGTCTCCCACTCCTGCCAATCCCTGAGTAACAGCTGCAGGTGCAGTGGACACACCTAcctccctcatcaccacctcttCCTTCACCTCCCCCAGGAGGAGCCCTCGGCTGCAGTGGCGGCGGCTGCTGCTATCCCCGTGAGGGAGGCAAAACCGGAGGTCCGATCCCAGGCCTGCAGCCCCACCATGACCTGGGTctcagaggaaggagggggagaggagctgAGCATCATCTCCCTGGCAACAACCAACATCACCCCAGCCTACTCAGAGCAACagctgttccctccctccttgtctttctcccctcctccccagctCTCCTACAGCCTAGAGCCACTGTCTCCAGATGGCCATGTGGAGATGACAATGATGCCAACAGTGGCCCAAACCTGCCAGCCCAAGCCTGGGCCAATGTTATCACCAGAGAGGCAAGGAGGTGTGACAGGGGTGGAGGCTGTTGAAGTTGACGGTGAAAACGTtgtgggaggggaagagggggtggaCGGTGCTCCCCAGCGGAACTTCTGGAGCCGATACTTCCTGGTGGACCTGTTGGCAGTGGCCATGCCGGTGGTGCCAACGGTGGCCTGGCTGTGTCATGGGGCCCCGCGGGAGGTCATGCCTGTGTACCACATTGGTTCTCTGCTACGGGGTTGCTGCGCTGTGGCCCTTCTCTCTCTGCGACGCGGGGGACGTGGCCCCACAAGCATGAATGGGGCGTCCAATATCTGA
- the LOC112221890 gene encoding syntaphilin-like isoform X1 encodes MYCFSTVVFNRLPPDYIHSVFSMFVHHVLCSPSLSHLPSFPLGASSRWSTPMSLPQSRKPSAGQRRQPVATSSGRHSYSDASNANTYPGRASEGSPTARTYPGTPKHQVKHATCSDNHGIWPPTPEQYLTPLQQKEVCIRHLRARLRENVQRLQHRDSEIAEMKTQLCRMQEDWIVEECHRVEAQLALKQARREIQHLHEVVETVRSNLGTPEKAPYDKKPYLSPQRPRPTKSRSCGCSPASTLSRSTAHTRLSSEALYVDRNGNAPGPDLRAAAQVERGRTHLLLEAALLSEQQTPSGPALVHGPSSTMPRSSTYERLCSGGAVLPVSHSCQSLSNSCRCSGHTYLPHHHLFLHLPQEEPSAAVAAAAAIPVREAKPEVRSQACSPTMTWVSEEGGGEELSIISLATTNITPAYSEQQLFPPSLSFSPPPQLSYSLEPLSPDGHVEMTMMPTVAQTCQPKPGPMLSPERQGGVTGVEAVEVDGENVVGGEEGVDGAPQRNFWSRYFLVDLLAVAMPVVPTVAWLCHGAPREVMPVYHIGSLLRGCCAVALLSLRRGGRGPTSMNGASNI; translated from the exons ATGTATTGCTTTTCCACAGTAGTTTTTAACAGATTACCTCCTGACTACATCCATTCGGTTTTCTCTATGTTTGTACATCATGTATTATGCAGTCCATCTTTGAGCCATCTTCCTAGTTTTCCTCTTGGAGCCAGCAGCAGGTGGTCCACACCCATGTCACTCCCTCAAAGCCGGAAGCCCTCTGCAGGACAGCGCAG GCAGCCAGTGGCCACTAGCAGTGGGCGCCATTCCTATAGCGATGCCTCCAATGCCAACACTTACCCCGGCAGGGCTAGTGAGGGTAGTCCTACAGCCCGGACATATCCTGGCACACCTAA GCATCAGGTGAAGCATGCAACCTGCAGTGATAACCATGGGATTTGGCCCCCCACACCAGAGCAGTACCTCACCCCGCTGCAGCAGAAGGAGGTGTGTATCAGACACCTGCGAGCCAGGCTGAGGGAGAATGTCCAGAGGCTGCAGCACAG ggaCAGTGAGATAGCTGAGATGAAGACCCAGCTGTGTCGGATGCAGGAGGACTGGATAGTGGAAGAGTGTCACCGTGTCGAGGCCCAGCTGGCTCTGAAGCAGGCGCGCAGGGAGATCCAGCACCTGCACGAGGTCGTGGAGACAGTACGATCAAATCTCGGCACCCCAGAAAAAGCCCCCTATGACAAAAAGCCATACCTCTCACCGCAGAGACCCCGGCCTACAAAGTCCCGCTCCTGTGGGTGCTCCCCAGCCAGCACCCTGAGCCGCAGCACCGCCCACACCCGGCTGAGCAGTGAGGCCCTCTATGTGGACCGTAATGGAAACGCCCCAGGGCCTGACCTGCGTGCAGCGGCACAGGTAGAAAGGGGGCGGACCCACCTGCTTCTGGAGGCGGCCCTTCTGTCAGAGCAGCAAACCCCGTCTGGCCCCGCCCTGGTCCACGGCCCCTCCTCTACCATGCCACGCTCCTCCACCTACGAGAGGCTTtgcagtggaggggctgtgctgccCGTCTCCCACTCCTGCCAATCCCTGAGTAACAGCTGCAGGTGCAGTGGACACACCTAcctccctcatcaccacctcttCCTTCACCTCCCCCAGGAGGAGCCCTCGGCTGCAGTGGCGGCGGCTGCTGCTATCCCCGTGAGGGAGGCAAAACCGGAGGTCCGATCCCAGGCCTGCAGCCCCACCATGACCTGGGTctcagaggaaggagggggagaggagctgAGCATCATCTCCCTGGCAACAACCAACATCACCCCAGCCTACTCAGAGCAACagctgttccctccctccttgtctttctcccctcctccccagctCTCCTACAGCCTAGAGCCACTGTCTCCAGATGGCCATGTGGAGATGACAATGATGCCAACAGTGGCCCAAACCTGCCAGCCCAAGCCTGGGCCAATGTTATCACCAGAGAGGCAAGGAGGTGTGACAGGGGTGGAGGCTGTTGAAGTTGACGGTGAAAACGTtgtgggaggggaagagggggtggaCGGTGCTCCCCAGCGGAACTTCTGGAGCCGATACTTCCTGGTGGACCTGTTGGCAGTGGCCATGCCGGTGGTGCCAACGGTGGCCTGGCTGTGTCATGGGGCCCCGCGGGAGGTCATGCCTGTGTACCACATTGGTTCTCTGCTACGGGGTTGCTGCGCTGTGGCCCTTCTCTCTCTGCGACGCGGGGGACGTGGCCCCACAAGCATGAATGGGGCGTCCAATATCTGA